The genomic region CTACGACCACAACCTTGCGCACTTTCATCAGGCATCCCTCCTCGGAAACACCTCTCCTCGTGACGATCCGCTACCACTGTCTTCCTCTCCCCACCACCTCCTTCCCGCCAGGGGAGGTCGTTCCCCGGCGCCGCCCAAGTGTATCCCCCCGCGAGGTGCGAGGGCCTTCGGTAGCCCGCGATTCGCCTCCCCTGGCCGATCCCCATTCCCCGCGTCCAGGAAGCGAACTGCCGCCAGCCGGTTGACACCCCGCCCCCCCCTGAGTACCCTCGACCGCGATGCGAAAAACGTGGCTTCGGATGCGCTGGTTCCTCCTCGCTATCGGGACCGCCCTCCTCGGGGTCGTGATCGGAAACCTTCTCCCGCAGCTCTCCACCCCGGTCACGGTGGTCCTCTTCGCGGGGGGGATCGTGCTCATCATCCTCCCGTTCCTCGGGTCGGGGCGAAAGACCAAGACGCAGTAGGCCATGACCTTCCTCCACCGCGTGGTCGCCGGTAACGAGGTTTGGACCTGGTTCGTTGCCTTGGGGATCTGCGTCGCCATCTTCACCTCCCTCCGGCTTGCGAAGTGGGCGATCCATCGCCGATTGCTCGCCCGCGAGCAGCGAGCCCCCAGCGAGGTCACCCGCTTGATGGCCGACCTCGTGCGGAGGACCCAGGTCCTGTTCCTGTTCACGATCTCTCTATTCGTCGCCTCGCTCGTGCTGAACCTCCCCCCCACCGCGTCCCGCGGCATAAGCGTCCTGGCCATACTCGCATTGCTGATCCAGCTCGCGATGTGGGGGAATCGCCTCATCACCTACTGGGTTAGCCGCGAGATCCGGCGCCAGCTGGAGCAGGAAAAGGACGCCGCCACGGCCACCACCCTCAACGCCGTAGGGTTCTTGGCCAAGATCGCCCTGTGGACGGTGGTCCTCCTCATCGCGCTTGAGAACATCGGGGTGGACGTCACCGCCCTCATCGCCGGGCTCGGGATCGCCGGAGTTGCGGTCGCCCTCGCCCTCCAGAACGTGCTCGGGGACCTGTTCGCCTCCATCTCGATCGTTGTCGATAAGCCGTTCCTCGTGGGCGACTTCATCGTCGTGGGGGACACGAGCGGGACGGTGGAGCGAATCGGCCTCAAGACGACCCGCATTCGCAGCCTGACCGGGGAACAGGTCGTCCTGGCCAACTCCGACCTCCTCGGCAGCCGAATCCGGAACTACAGGCGGATGCGCGAGCGGCGGGTCGCCTTCACATTCAGGATCGCGTACGATACGCCCCCCGAGCTCCTGGAGCGGATCCCGCAGACGGTGCGGGAGATCATCGAGGGGATCCCCAATACCCGGTTCGACCGGGCCCACTTCAAGGAGTACGGGGACTTCGCCCTCATCTTCGAGGTCGTCTATTACGTCCTCGTCCCTGACTACAGCGTGTACATGGACACCCAGCAGGCGATCAACCTCGGGCTCCTGCGCCGGTTCCAGGAGATGGGGATCAGGTTCGCCTACCCCACCCAGGTCGTGTACATCCAACCGAGCCCTGGCCCGTCGAAGGAGGACCGGCATGGACATTAACCGTGAAGTGGAGCGGCTTGTGGGGGCCCGCGCCAGCGTGAACCCCTCCCGACCGACCCTCGTCCAGGAGGCGATCGCTCACCGGGAAGCCCTCGTGAGCGTCTCGGGGGCGCTCGCCACCTGGACATCCCCCGAATCCACTGGGCGGAGGCCGCAGGACACCTACATCGTCGACCGCCCGGAGATCCACGACGAGGTGGACTGGACGTCCCCGTACTGCATCCCCATGGCGCCGGCGACGTTCGAGCTCCTCGCCTCCGATGCGGTGGCGACGCTCGCGGCCAAGCCCAGGCTGTTCCTGATGGAGCGGGCCCTGGGGGCCGATCCGGCGTGTGCGCTCCCGGTGCGGCTCCTCACCGACCGCGCCCTCACCGCCCTGTTCGCGGACAACATGTTCCGACCGCTCCCAACCGGCATCGAGCGCTCCCCGTTCGCTGACCGCCCGTTCACCCTCCTCGCCCTCCCCTACAACAAGCTCGATCCGCGGAAGTACGCGGGCCGACTGCGGAACGACCCCGACAAGGGCCGCCCGTCCGACCTGGCGGTGGTCATGGACTTCGCCCTCCGCGTGGGGATCGTGTACGGCTCAGCGTACCTCGGGTCGGTGAAGAAGCTCCTGTTTACGGTGATGAACTTCCTCCTCCCCCCGTTGGGGATCCTCCCCCTGCACGGGGCGGCCAACGTCGGCGCCGATGGCCGCTCCGCCCTCTTCCTCGGCCTCTCCGGGACGGGGAAGACGTCGCTCTCCTCCGATCCCGAGCGGGCCCTCCTCGGCGACGACGAGCACGGGTGGAGCGAGGAGGGGATCTTCAACTTCGAGTGGGGCTGCTACGCGAAGATGATCGGGATCGATCCCGCCAAGGAGCCGGACATCTACGGGGCAGTGATGCACGAGGCGCCGCCGGAGGACCACGGGGCGATCGTGGAGAACGCGTTCATCACCCCCGATGGCCGGTTCGACTTCCACGACCGGCGGCTCACCGAGAACTCCCGCGCCAGCTACCCCCTCTCGTTCATCCATAACTCCGATCCCACCGGGCGGGCGGGGCACCCGACGGTCATGGTGTTCCTCACCGCTGACGCCAACGGCGTCCTCCCCCCGATCGCCCGCCTCGAGCCCGACCAGGCCAAGCTGTGGTTCCTCATGGGCTACACGAGCAAGCTCGCCGGGACGGAGACGGGGGTCGCCGAGCCGGGGTCCACGTTCTCCCGCTTCTTCGGGGCCCCGTTCATGCCGCGGCTTCCCCACGCCTACACCGACCTCCTCGGGGAGTACCTCGATCGGTACAAGACCCGGACGTGGCTCGTCAACACCGGCTGGTCGGGCGGTCCGTACAGAGAAGGGTCGCGGATCGACATCCGCCTCACCCGGGCAATGGTGCGGGCCGCGTTGTCCGGCGAGCTCGACCGGGCGAAGTTCACCCTCGATGAGCGGTTCCATCTTTGGGTTCCCACGACGTGCCCCGGGGTGCCGGAGGAGATCCTCCGCCCGGAGGCGACGTGGAAGGACCGGGGAGCCTACAGTCGGCGGGCGGACCTCCTCGCCCACGACTTCGCCCGGGAGTTCGAGAAGTCGTTCGGGAGCCTTTCGATCAACCCCCGCGTAGCCGCCCAATGCCCGGGACGGCGGTAGCGACCGCCCCCCGCACCCGGTGGACGAACCTCCGCCCGGCCTGAACGCTAGGCCACGCCAGTCCCACCGCTGTCAGGGCGAGGATCCAGTCGAGGAGCGTCCCCGTGGCACCGAGGGCGAGGGCACAGGCGAGGACGAGGACCGCAGCCACGATCGCCAGGGATAGAGCGACGAGGCCGAGCCCGACCGCGGGGATCAGGAGGAGCGCGGCGACGAGGGCGTAGGTCATCAGATCCGCCGCACCAGTTCCGACAGAGGGCGCCGCTCGCGCCCGGGCGGGGTCTCCGCCGGGTAGCCGAGCGGGAGGAGCATCATCAACTCCTCGACCTCCCTCGCCCC from Candidatus Bipolaricaulis anaerobius harbors:
- a CDS encoding mechanosensitive ion channel family protein, coding for MTFLHRVVAGNEVWTWFVALGICVAIFTSLRLAKWAIHRRLLAREQRAPSEVTRLMADLVRRTQVLFLFTISLFVASLVLNLPPTASRGISVLAILALLIQLAMWGNRLITYWVSREIRRQLEQEKDAATATTLNAVGFLAKIALWTVVLLIALENIGVDVTALIAGLGIAGVAVALALQNVLGDLFASISIVVDKPFLVGDFIVVGDTSGTVERIGLKTTRIRSLTGEQVVLANSDLLGSRIRNYRRMRERRVAFTFRIAYDTPPELLERIPQTVREIIEGIPNTRFDRAHFKEYGDFALIFEVVYYVLVPDYSVYMDTQQAINLGLLRRFQEMGIRFAYPTQVVYIQPSPGPSKEDRHGH
- a CDS encoding phosphoenolpyruvate carboxykinase (ATP), with product MDINREVERLVGARASVNPSRPTLVQEAIAHREALVSVSGALATWTSPESTGRRPQDTYIVDRPEIHDEVDWTSPYCIPMAPATFELLASDAVATLAAKPRLFLMERALGADPACALPVRLLTDRALTALFADNMFRPLPTGIERSPFADRPFTLLALPYNKLDPRKYAGRLRNDPDKGRPSDLAVVMDFALRVGIVYGSAYLGSVKKLLFTVMNFLLPPLGILPLHGAANVGADGRSALFLGLSGTGKTSLSSDPERALLGDDEHGWSEEGIFNFEWGCYAKMIGIDPAKEPDIYGAVMHEAPPEDHGAIVENAFITPDGRFDFHDRRLTENSRASYPLSFIHNSDPTGRAGHPTVMVFLTADANGVLPPIARLEPDQAKLWFLMGYTSKLAGTETGVAEPGSTFSRFFGAPFMPRLPHAYTDLLGEYLDRYKTRTWLVNTGWSGGPYREGSRIDIRLTRAMVRAALSGELDRAKFTLDERFHLWVPTTCPGVPEEILRPEATWKDRGAYSRRADLLAHDFAREFEKSFGSLSINPRVAAQCPGRR